The genomic interval ctccgtttattttctctttcagctgaaacaattCATCTGTCGATACATCCGGGTCGGGCTATTTTAGTCGAAAGCCTTTGACACCTTAAGCACCGAGAGTGAATACTGACAGGAGGCCTGCAGGGCGATTGTGACTCACGGATCGAACGGTTGTCATCTGATGGAAAGGTTGGTGCTTTCCTCTCGGCTCCTCCCGTCCACACGTCGCAGTGTCCGTAAACAACACAGCGAATCCCACGTTGCTtcattgtattttctttgcagcAGCCTACTGCACTTAATTGCTTATGATTGGTTAAATGAAGCGGTCAAACAATGAATCTACAGAAATAGTGACACTAAACTAAACACTAAACAACCAAGGTTATGTCCTCAGATTACGTGTTTGGTCATTTAACCAGTGTACTAAGCAGGGACCCAAgatacataaataataaatcaattcaaaatAGAAGGTGATTCATTAATGGTCAATTAACTGCTAGCGGACATGTTTTAGCTTTACTTGTATGCATAATGGAGAAGAAAGTAGGCCTATTTCTGGGCCTGGATCAGATAATTAAAAGTGGTCTTATTCTGAGAGTAGATTTAAAAAAGAGTCTCAGGTCGCACCATAAATAACCATACTATTTGTGTATTCatcattgattacaaatgaGGAATAAACAATTGGGGGTCAGAAATCAACAATGTTAGCCTTAAATCTCTTCATTTAAAGGTTCATTTTTCATGCTCATGTCAATCAGCTGACCTCATCAGTGTGTATCAGATCGCCAAAGTCAATGCAATCACTCCTGCTAACCTTTCACAGTGATTTATTGGACCTGCTCATGCATGGCTATCTGTTAAAATATCAGCTCCCCCGGGGTGCTGCGTGGTGTGGACCACGCAGCCTTACAACATGTACTCTGAAAAGCCAAAGCAAATAGAGCTGCAGTCAATTTGAATCTCACATGCACTCGGTGCACTTTCTCTCTGTCACTCAGACAGtgttttgcatttcaaatgaatGCTTCCTGTTTTCTCCTGAGGCCATAATCTTGATACGAAACATTCATTGGTTTGTTCAGTTGTGACTTGTtgttgtcttctctctctctctgtctctctagaGATTTGCCCGTGAGAAGAAGATATGAAGTTAGCAGACTCACTTTGGATGCTTTGGTTTCTCCTGGTGGTAAGCTGGcaatttttaaattaaaggaaGCTGCAAGGTGAACTTTCCCTTCTCTTTCTACCCATTATGTATGCTGCACAAATGTGTTTGAACATAATATTCTATTTTCATTAAGTGGACATGTAATATGATTTGGTCTagtggttttcttttctcagaaAAAATCTCATGATTAATTTTTACTCACCATAATTGATAATTAAAGTTTAAAGTTATCTCCTCTTATTACTGAGCCAAAGAAGAGAATGTGATCCACGGCTGCACGTTTCtgcatgttttatatattttccctTTATGCATATGATGTACAGTCTACCGTGTCTTGCTTGCATTTGAACTTGTCGTTTTGGATAAAGACACAACATTAAAATGGTATATACATCATTGAACATTTTAATTCTGCATTGTGATGTATTGTGCACAACACTTCCTTCTACCAGTTCTACCATCATAACGTCCTACAAAGGAACAAAGCATTCACAGGCTCTCGCTAAAGGATAATGGCTGatgtttacacatttaaaaacaccaacAGGAACTAGAGTGAAGTCTGGAACAAATGAAGCAGAAACTCGCCAAAGTACACACATTATAATTACTGTTGAACCAAAAAACATGGCCACGTTGGAGATTTAACTCCACATTAgtacccttcaaaataaaagtctctgggtaatattcatcacattttacaatttatgtatatatgtacgtCTCTTTTCATGAAATGTATCGCCGGCGGTGGTTTGTTCCAACCAAATATGAAGTGCTATCTATCGTCAACATGATGTATCTACACTCTTCTCCTGTATGAGTCTgggctttcttctttttttaatgctctTGCCATTGAATCGGGAAGATATTATAATTTGAGGAACCAAGCCTTGGCATCTTTTTTCTCGTCTGTCGATACTGGTGGTGGCCTGGTGGTCGTATGTATGACGTCATTTACTTCAATGTTTGGAGTGACATCATATGTACGGCTGCTAAACTGCTACATGGGACATCAGCATTCTCCCCATTGTTTTGTtacggtgtttttttttgccttttacaATTGTTTGTCAGACAGGTAAGAGTTGTATTTTTGGTCGAAGTGACGCAGAGAGGAGGTTTGCATCTCAGTTTTGAGGAAGCATGCAGATACATTCTCCCGGAAAAAGTATTAACATCCCTAAAATGATTTACTAAATGCAAGCAAATGAGCCTTATACACTGAGTCTTAAGTTTCAGCCCAAAATAATGTAGGAGACCAGTCTTACACAAAGGGGCTCTTTTATCCTTCATTGAGCATTATCAAAATCTGCATTTCCCTCTCCTGGCTTCTTCACCGCTAATGCTACCTCCAAGTATAAACAATAGAGCCCTGATAGGATTCACTTTTTGAGGAAATAGGCTGCTTAAATTCTTTTGTGAGCTCCAAAACACACTTTGATGGATGACACGAACAGCGAGAGACTATAATTTCAAAGCGGAATAAAATCCTCATCAGATCAGCTTTGAAGGGGCTTCAAAAACCCTGCATGCTTATTCCTCCATTTCATATTCCTTATTCTTGCGTTAGGGAGCCTTTATCTTAGCATGACGAAACTGTGAAGTATTACAAAATTCTGTATGATCTTCATCCAAGACGTATGCTCATTTTTGGCAGTGAAGTAAAAGTCGACTCAACAACAAGTGTACACTGTCCACGCTGCCGTGTTTCTAGTCAATGCAAACAGGttttcctcccccctcgtctccaCAGCACCGGGTGGCGGGAGGCCCCGAGTCACTCTCACATCCATCACTCATGCCTGGACACACAGGGACAACTGGACACGGTGTGACGCCGAGAGAGGGTCAATACGATTGTCTTCGGCCGTCCCAAAAAGACTTCCGAGACAACAGAACCGGTGAGAGGGCCGGCTCGTTTCGAGGCCAAATGGATGCCAAATGGATTACCTTTAGAAGAGCATCACGGGCGCAATGATGTTGTGAGGTGGTGGATTTTGGAGCAGAATGTGGTTGATGTCGTTGTTTCAAGGTGATGGTAgtgttacattttctttccaagGTACCTTCTGTGGACGCATGTGGGATGGTTTATTGTGCTGGGATGAGACCCCAGCTGGGACATCTGTAACACAAAACTGTCCAGATCACCCTGACCGGGACTCGACCGGTAAGAAAAATGAACCCTtctcacacagacgcacaacaaCAAGATCCCATACGTTTTTAATTCCAGCTcagcaggaagaagagaaaaagatccAATCTTCTGTTTGTATGAGGGAGATCAAGGTTCATGGTGTGATAGAGAAAGGCCTACTGGGCCATCATAGGGCTTCAGGGAGCCAGGAGGAGTTTCTTTGTATTTCACATGTTACGGACAGGTCAGAGATGGTTTTGAGGATGTATCAACTCATAATACAGTAAAATCACATGTTTATAcggttttaaaatgttattacgCTGTGATTGGCATTAGTTGTTGTAAACATCCTTCGCATGCACTGGCTCATTGCTCAGCTGTGTGAATACAAGTCGACTAGtaacaaatgaaatgtgtacaTCAAGGAGGGTCTAGTTCTTCAAGAAATTGTGTTGCTGCTCAGATTCTTACATTTTGGGGTGTTTGAATCTTTGTCCGCATGCTAGCAAGCTAACCGTAGCATTTAACTCAAAACAGAGCTGCATCGCAGTAAGTGCGAAAGACGGCCAGAACAAGACATTCATGAACCAGATGCGAGGCAAATCGGTGTCTTTAACCAACCAGTCTGAATAAAAAACAGACAtgtatttttattgcatttatattGAGCAGTTTTTGCATTGTGAATTGGGCTCAATCACGTCTGATTGAAGCGATCCAGAGTCGAGTCATTTCTGATTTAGGAGATGCAATGTGATGGAGTGGGGactggggaagggggggggggttaagggagAGGACAGAGATGAGCTAAAGGGTATatggagacaaaaagagaaggaaaagaaaagagtctTTCAAGGAGAAGTCAGAGCCAGAGAGATGGATTGGGAGAGGGAatatgcatgaaaagtgagagcAGGTGTTCATGTAAGACACGGCTCATTATGGATATTCCCCAAACTGCCTCTGACGTTAGCCGTCCTCTTATGGCTCCTTATTTGAAAGCAAATGCCGCTGATATGAGGCTTCAGGGGGAGACGTGCAGTTGGATGTGGATGCCGAACAGTTGACGAGGTGTTTGGTGAAGACTAGGCAGTCGGGTTACGGATGCTGATGTCTTAGCCCGAGTCATGGATCTGCACTGCATGTGGTTTCAAACCTTGCTGTTGAGAACCAGAAGATGTCTCCAAGTAGGGTATTTTCTGTTTGACATAGTGTTGTGATAATGTAGGCCAAGTTAAATAAATCACAGTTGTTCGGTAATGCTAATAATTTAGGTCCCAGTTTTTGCGTTTGGAtaatgctgaaaaacaaacgGAGAAAGAACAGTCGAATGGAAGCAATAATGTGCTTATGAGTACTTTGATATTTGGAGCTTTCAGGATTTTAAAGCATGTTGTGTTGTTCTTTACAGAGAAAGTGACCAAATATTGTGCCGAATTGGGTAACTGGGTTCAGATTGGGTCCACTTGTCAACCGGCTTCAAAGAACCAACTAGAGGTATTTGGTTACTTACTTTTCCCCTTCAGAAACGTGAGAAAAAGATGGAGCAAGTGGCACCCGTCTGTATACTCATTTTCACACTGTCTTTCATTCATTCCTAGACGGAAGTTCCCTATTACTTGAAGCCGGCCACCGGGGTCACCGGGGTTAATGCAGAAACCGATGGTGTTGTGGATAAAATGATCCGtgagaatgaaaataaatgctcTGAAAAAATGAGGCAAGATCCACCTTATAACAAATCGTCTCACACTGGTGAGTGACTTTGATCCACCACCGGATGCTTTGACTCTACTGATCAACGTGACATGTGCACGACGAGAGTTAAAAGCTTGGCCTCTACTGTCACAGGGCTGTTCTGCAGTCGTAACTGGGACGGGTGGCTCTGCTGGGACGACACGCCAGCGGGAACCAACGCCTCCAAAAGCTGCCCCAATTATTTTGGTGACTTTGACCCCACAGGTGAGCTCTGCTTATTTCCTATCAACCCTCGCCTGACCAATTCAACCCTTTATTCCTTTTTtgactgtgtttgaagtgcctgGATTTAATCGCACAACTGCTGTTCACAGAGAAGGCGACCAAGTACTGTGAAGAAGATGGTGAGTGGTTTCGTCACCCAGTGTCCCTTCAAATCTGGACCAACTATACACTCTGCACGACCATCCATGAGAAGAGACGGGGGGTAAGATGTTCCTGATCACGTAAACTTCCCATCAGGTATTAAACCACGTGAATGTAGGTTGAATAATGCCTGGTGCATGGATTCCAATGCTAAGAACATATGCAGGGTGATTTTGGGTTTTGTGATTTCAGTGGGTCAGCCAGACAACATGTAAAGGTTCGTACTTAAGGCACGAGATGGGGGCATTCATATTTTATCCATTAGAATGGTACAAAGTAGTTTTAGGGCACAACATCATATCCATTTATTCCAAACTAGAAGTGCAGCTACTAAAGTGAGTCACATGGCAAAACTCAAACGATCTGCTGCATAAACTAGTGTTACTCCCAAAAAAGCTGTTGAGGAATCATCCTTTTGTATAACACCTCCGTCTATTGttgatctaaaacagttcatcaCTTCTTTCTAAAATGATCCGATTTTGCACTACAACCTATTGTTGTGTGAACAGTTGTCTCCTGTATCAGAAGACCATCCTTTTCAAAGGAACCcgcatttaaacattttctttcgtTCAGTTTGACCCGCCGCTCTGTGGGTTACAAGGAATTATCAGTGATGAATATTTGAATCAAACTGTTAATTTAATTTATGCATAttacaatatttgttttttgtttgcagaAACTGCAAATGCTTGAGAATGAGCACTCTTGCCACCAGAAGATGATTCGAGACCCACCTTTTAACAAATCAGGTACTGACACCATCTACCAAAACGTACCGCGTGAATCCGTCAGAGAAGTAGGAGGACAGAATGAAGAACATTCGCCATCCTGATTCTGGGGCTTTGTTGACGTTGCAGAGCGGCACTGCGGTCGTAACTGGGACGGCTGGCTGTGCTGGAACGACACTCCGGCGGGAACCTTGGCCTCCCAAAACTGTCCAGATCATCTGTTCAACTTTGACCCCATGGGTGAGCAGCTTCTCCCAAGTATTTAGCTACCGTATTAGAGGTCTGCtgatttagtttttaatttaattgtaaATGATCATCTTGTATTTAGAGAAGATTGATTTTAAAATTGCTGTGAGGATTGATGATCCTACGGGAACACAGCGGCTCACACCTACACAGTTGTGGGAATTTAGAGGATTTCTAATCGACGACATAATTCTTCTCTTTTAGAAAAGGCCACTAAGTACTGTGGCGAAAACGGGCAGTGGTTCCAACATCCAGAGAGCAATAAGACTTGGACTAATTATACACTCTGTGCTGGCAACACCGAGGAGAGGTCGAAGGTAACGTGTCCTGATGTTCTCTAATAACTATGCAGGATTTATTGTACAGTCTGTAAGTTGGTGACACCGTCATACAAAGGCAGATTAAAGCTATCGTGAGCCTAATTATCCCACAGGGTCAGCCAGACAAACGCTACTAACGAGGTAAAAGGCTGGAAATACACTTGTATTAATTAAATTGTATTAATAATGTCATTAAAACCAAAGTGATTTCAAATGGGATGAGTTCAATAATAATACAGTGTTCAACAAGCGAAATGAGCAATACAAGTTTGATGTGATTTGCCGTGTTAATGTAGAATCATAGAAAACGCCGACATCAGCACCCGCATGGTTCATTTCGTCGTTTCTTTCCCAGCCAACCAAAACGAATGGATTGCACGTCGTTCTTTTTCGCCCTCAGTCCCACCGCTCGTTGTTCAACCCTGACTGATTATGACGTAacctgcgcgcgtgtgtgtgcgtgtgtgtgtgtgtgtgtgtgtgtgtgcgtgtgtgtgtgtgcgtgtgtgtgtgtgggtcgaaTGAAGGCAGCCACGCAGCTCTCGGGGGACACCGAAGTAGAGTCGGCCGAGGAGGCCACGGTCGGCCCGGCGGGTAACCCAGAGCAACAGGAGATCGTGAGCAAGAAAATCCTTGACAGCCAGTACAAATGCTTTGAGAAAATGAATCGGGACGTCCCTTACAACAAATCAGGTAACGGTGTTATCCACCGCAAGCCGTCACGGGCCAAACGATGGAAGTGTTTGACCTGCTGCGTGTGGCATTATCGCAGGGTTGCACTGCAGTCGTAACTGGGACGGCTGGCTCTGCTGGGACGACACCCCGGCGGGAATTTACACCTCTCAGAACTGCCCCAACTATTTTGTCGATTTCGACCCGACAGGTGAGCAGAAAGACTCAAGagtggctctttattaaagatGTAAATGATGAATCTGGCTTTAttgactgcttttttttttttttaaagaaaaatgaatatggaAAATGAATTATTCACCAGGGCCAACTGGACCcgatcacacagacacaactgTGTGAAGGTGAAAACATTTGGTGAAAATGAATTTATTACATAACGGtgactattttttttagaaaaagctGCCAAGTACTGTGGGGAGGACGGGCAGTGGTTTCGGCACCCAGATACCAACAGGACTTGGTCCAACTACACACTCTGCAACGAAAACACTAAAGCAAAGCTGAAGGTAATTCTCTTCAGATAAAGTGACTTGCTTTTATACATATACTGCATGTTGGTCACAGTTGTATGTTTGagcattattttcctttttccacACGTCCACTGGTATTTGGAGCATGTGCAGAAAGGGTAAAATGCGGAAAGGGGAAAGAAATGTTCCACTTTGGCCATAAATACGGTTATTTACATTACGGTTAAACATTTGTACACAAAAATTGTATTTCTCAAAACACATTCATCTGATAATCTGAGCTCCTCAGATTAGACACGGAAAATAACTCTTCTGTTTGTTGGGTAACGTCGTTGACATAAAACACAGGCCTGACGGAGGAGTCTCCTTACAAACAGCCTGGTGTTGACACCGTCACATATTAACAGCCTCCTTATCACCAGCAGCCACTAGCGGCAAGTCCTACGCCAGCCAGACCGTATATGATATAACGATAAAATGGTCCCTCGAGGAAACTTGATCTCTGCTGACGAAACCTCTCAGCTTCTGGAACCGTCAAAGAAATTAGTCGAACTGACCAAAGCTTTAGCTTTCAACTGAGATTTGATATTATTGTTGTAGTTgtaggggtcgtcgtggcgcagggggtagagcgggtgcgctgccACATGTCTgtcccatgtctcaagtcgaagtgtccctgagcaagacacctaacccctaattgctccccgggcaaaatgtaaaaaaagccatgggtttaaagtgtaacgtaagtcgctttggataaaagcgtcagctaaatgacctgtaatgtaatgttgtagCAACATTCtgcaaagagttttttttaatgtcgtTTTACCGTCACAGACTGcagattattattgttgtttttatttcttccccATTGAGAGTTGATCTCATCGTAACaatgtaaaatgtcattttatttagtgTCACgtgtcaaatgtttgttttttccaagtACTGTTTTCCAAATAATGTAGTGATGCCACATGGTTCCTAtatgttgtctttgtctttacaGTCGGCGTACATCCTGTTTTACATGGCAATTGTAGGTCACGCTTTATCCATAGCCTCCCTGCTCATCTCTTTGGCCATCTTCTTCTACTTCAGGTAACACATATTAATTGGTAACGTATCTGCAACAGTAGTTACTGGTTTGATGATGTTGTAATAACATTGTAATAAAACTGCAGGATGGTTGTACCAAGATGGGAGCCGACACAGACAGTCCTAATTCTTATTCATCGATAGTGATTCACTCAATCAGTGCTATTTAGTTTCAGGCACTATTATGAAAGGATCCCACGTATGATGTTGGGCTTTCACTACAGTCTATTGCATCGCTCATGATAGGCAGTACTTTGGTCTTGACCGTATGTGCAGTCAGTGACATCCCTTCTGCCCTTTTCCACACCAGTAAACACTGGAGCAACACGGGACGTTTTTCAGTGTTGATGTCACATTTTATAATGTAATCAAGAGGGCTGATTGTTTATTCACTCTAAGAGCCTTTCAGCGGCAAGTTAAATTGATTAAACTAATACACTGCATTAAATTAAAACTGAAATCAGTAATGAGAAAAGTATTAACATCTAAGCTACTTTCGCTAATTAGTGAGATCTGTAAACCTGAAACTAGTTCTACTGCTTCACTGAGTGTCAATTTATACAGAACTGAACTGTCGTTAATTTCATGCCAAGTTGGTTTCCTGGTGCTGCACATTTACTCCATGGATATTTAAGATTCAAAACTGGAGCCATGTCGTCGATTGAatgcttttagtttttttttacaaacgtGCACATTATTGCATTGCTCATTAAG from Gasterosteus aculeatus chromosome 10, fGasAcu3.hap1.1, whole genome shotgun sequence carries:
- the calcr gene encoding calcitonin gene-related peptide type 1 receptor; translated protein: MKLADSLWMLWFLLVHRVAGGPESLSHPSLMPGHTGTTGHGVTPREGQYDCLRPSQKDFRDNRTGTFCGRMWDGLLCWDETPAGTSVTQNCPDHPDRDSTEKVTKYCAELGNWVQIGSTCQPASKNQLETEVPYYLKPATGVTGVNAETDGVVDKMIRENENKCSEKMRQDPPYNKSSHTGLFCSRNWDGWLCWDDTPAGTNASKSCPNYFGDFDPTEKATKYCEEDGEWFRHPVSLQIWTNYTLCTTIHEKRRGKLQMLENEHSCHQKMIRDPPFNKSERHCGRNWDGWLCWNDTPAGTLASQNCPDHLFNFDPMEKATKYCGENGQWFQHPESNKTWTNYTLCAGNTEERSKAATQLSGDTEVESAEEATVGPAGNPEQQEIVSKKILDSQYKCFEKMNRDVPYNKSGLHCSRNWDGWLCWDDTPAGIYTSQNCPNYFVDFDPTEKAAKYCGEDGQWFRHPDTNRTWSNYTLCNENTKAKLKSAYILFYMAIVGHALSIASLLISLAIFFYFRSLSCQRITLHKNLFCSFVLNSALTIIYLVAVVNNPPVVARNPVGCKVLHFLHMYMLGCNYFWMLCEGIYLHTLIVVAVFAEEQHLHWYYLLGWGFPLVPASIHAVARKKYFDDNCWMSVETHLLYAVHGPIMAALLVNLFFLLNIIRVLVTKLRDTHRAESNMYMKAVRATLILVPLLGIQFVICPWRPENRLAGEVYEYIMHILMHYQGLLVATIFCFFNGEVQATLKRQWMQYKTQLGQRRKDHCSMRSASYTATSITEEPAFMYHHDCNSEHLNGRRAEDSELVALKLGDMYA